Part of the Lolium rigidum isolate FL_2022 chromosome 6, APGP_CSIRO_Lrig_0.1, whole genome shotgun sequence genome, taaataaagggggtatagtggagatgattcaatgcttgagcagttttcgaggatgcggtgccaaaactgtcaatcgtgcagaagttgagaagacaaggcatcatgatggaaagacactgaagcggttctgctctgcaacgcgtgacccgacgaagaaaaaacagagtggttttggaattattattgccaaaaccagggggcatgtgttatcaccagattttggccaaatcagaagatgggccgtaattgagatgggcttggaggatacgtacacgaagtgtctctgaatcggccttgtgcgagaatttgggctagattgcccgtgtatctgtacattatggtagattgcatcttagtttagaattaagagatagagtttagctcgtacacgactAGGTTTattcctgaattagaaagtccacggactataaatatgtacctagggttattgagaaagaggacgatcacgttcacgataaaccaatccaggcgcatcgccaccccttgtttcgagagcgtcatcttgcgatctaggcagtatctgtttattcgttgctggtgttgctcgtgctgaagcctttttgatgacgagcaacacccttatcgtagatgttttggggctgacgtcgatgctttaatgttatgcttgtttagctacgctgtccctcaatatctagctgcccttacacctatctcgggtgtaagggcagcatcttgcttaatctttatttagtagatccgatctgttatagttattccttgttctccaaggattagtttgatatccgcatggttaggccttgcaaacgggttgaacgatccggtagtgcgtaaggtgtagtTGGCTGACcctagaagggattgttccgggaatcgacttcatgttggtttttaggcctcttttgggACTagctttccatcatctttcgtatctgctaggctcaactacgtgtaggatgttccggtcatgcggtgaaaaccctaaaccgttgtagattggtttaactttgcaTTGATAAAGCAgggtccccatgtcattgtaaatccaacgtgaatcatggggcaatcggctctttgagccgattcacaggacaacctaagagccgatcggggctcgtatttaatgtttacgtgtttgccatgcaggaaactaattgaagcaatccatcaccttcctgaccaggtataggtcaggtggcacgcccttgcaaccgccaggacgtgtgccggagcattgcgggccgtcgcccgagggaccagggcccaccagcagtcctgggagcctcccggctcttcgtgttgctcgtcgctgctcgccggtgggttttggcaggtaacaccATGCCGCCCACTCTTTACTAGTGAGATCTCTTCTAAAACCTATCTTTAAAGGAACTTCAAGGAAAGTGAAGATTGGTTAAAGTCAAATTTACCGACAaagcacacaaaaaaaaattatggtcAGTTGAGGCTACCAATAACTCCTTGATAGTCCTGCCATTTCACATGTGCACAATATTGGTTTCTAATTAGTCTTGAAGTAGACAACGGATTGTGCCGTGTTTTGCTAAATATTATCGCATCGAAGCAAACTCAAGGTTTTGGTCCTACAACATGAATGTACACACAATAATGGTGGAACTGGGTCCTCTCACGTTGAGAAAGTAAGTGAGAGCCCTAATAGGATAGTGTAACAAAACCTTTAAGAAGGTTAGAGTGTACTGTAGCAGATGTTGTGTATTATGTGACATAGCTAATTATTTTAGGTAATTAATGTATAAACTATATAAACAAAATTTGTTATGTCATAATTTTGGTTGGCAGGTAAAATTAATTAAACCACAAATTGAAACTACGCAGAATAATTTGAATCATATTAGAGCTAAATCATATGTCTTTGAGAAAGGAAAGTCAGAGTAATTTACAATCTCTAACTTGCTTTAGTAAGTTATATGAGCAGGCTCCAATAATGACCTCTGAACCATTTGTAAACTTTGATCAGATATTTACAaaaaacatcaacatctacaatataaaATTTATTGTATTATAATTAtgataaaaatattttttcatattatatgtatttgataTTATGAAAGTTAATATATTTTTTATAATTTCGGTCGAGTATTGTAAAGTTTGATTTTAACTAACTTTACAATATTTGAGATTGAGGTGTATAAGCCGCTTGTTAATTACTCTTCTGGGAGAGGGAACACAGAAAGCACAATATTTTGTCGCACGTATTGTTGGTGTTCTAGTTTATTACGGTGGGTTGGTTTGTGATCTGAACGCGCTCTGCTTCAGTAATCTGTGATGAACGGTTGATCAGTCCGAGTAAATTAAGCATGGGTAGTTTCTGCCCGTGGCTAAGCATTCACGGATGGTTAAGTAGTGTGCTTTACTTGACCGCAACCACTAGGTCTCGGTAAATTCAGACGCAGGAGCGGACGTGCGACGCCACGAAAGCTACTTTAAAAAAAAAGCATCAGTGACGTACGGCACGAGCTGAGgcgctcttcatcaagccactaTAAAAACACCAGATGTGTGCAATAGCCCATCACAACTCAAAACACAAAGCACAGCTCACTGTCTCTCAGTAGCCTCTCTACACTCTTTCCTGTTCTAGCTAGGCAAGCTCCGGTAATTTATCCCAGGCCAGCCATGAAAAGCCGATCTCTCACCCCCTTCTTGTTCGCTGGCTCCCTCGTCGTGGCTTTCCTCGCGACGTGCCAGGCCGGCAGCATAGCCGTCTACTGGGGCCAGAACGACGGCGAGGCGTCACTGGCCGAGACGTGCGCGTCTGGAAACTACGAGTTTGTCATCCTTGCTTTCCTTCCCAAGTTCGGCAAGGGCCAGACGCCGGAGCTAAACCTTGCCAGCCACTGCGACCCCTCGTCAGGTGGCTGCAGAAGCCAGAGCAAAGATATCCAGTCGTGCCAGCGCAGCGGCGTCAAGGTCCTGCTCtccatcggcggcggcgacgggagcTACGGCCTCTCGTCCCCTGGCGACGCCAGTCAGGTCGCCATGTACCTATGGAACAACTACCTGGGCGGCACGTCTTCCTCTCGCCCTTTGGGCGACGCCGTACTCGACGGCATCGACTTCGACATCGAGCTCGGCAGCGCCAAGTTCTGGAACAATCTCGCAACGGACCTGAAGAAGTTGGGCAAGAACGGTGGCACGACGGTGCTGCTGAGCGCTGCGCCGCAGTGCCCATTCCCCGACGAGTGGGACGGCGGCGCGATCAACACGGGGCTGTTCGACTTCGTGTGGGTGCAATTCTACAACAATGAGGAGTGCCAGTTTAGCGCTGGTCGGAGTGCATTCCTTAACGCATGGAAGAAGTGGGAGTCGGTGCCGGCGGGGAAGATCTTCCTTGGACTACCGGCTTCCAAAGATGCTGCAGGGACGGGGTTCGTGCCCGCCCGCGAGCTCACCTCGCGTGTTCTGCCGCTGATCAAGGGCTCTCCCAAGTACGGTGGCGTCATGCTGTGGTCCAAGTTCTACGACGACCGCACGGGTTACAGCGACGCCATCAAGAGCCAAGTGTGATTCTCTGCAATTTTCGTCCCGACGATGTGTTGCATGTGTGTATTTGTTTGGTGGTCTTCTCAGCCTCGTGGTTTTGTTTCTGTGTGTGTATTCTTTGTCCTTGTCACGAGTTATATCACTGGAGGTGTCAGGTGTGAGTCCAGtgtagatggcagtggtgtcaacTTATGTTTCGTAGACACGCATATGCCTGTATGGATGTATCAGCATTTCAACATAATAAAAATCACGCGACAGTTTTTACGCATATGCCTCCAAGTCATGGATCTGCAATCCACCATGGCGCCGTGGTCCTTTAGTCAGAAGATGACACTCTATTTTGTGAGAAAATGTTCCTTCTCCGTTATCACTTTGCGAATAAAACCTAGATATTTATTTCAAGATTAAACTAGCTTAATGTTAATTATTTGTGATTTTCATGGACTTACGTTGTACAATGAATAAAATTTATCCTTATGTAACTTTATGGCGTCGCGTCCCTCCACTATGAAGCTGGCCGACGCGTTCCTTGGCTCCGACGATGGCCGCTGTGTTCCACCGCCATGAGGCCGGCCGACCAGATCTTGCCCGCGGCCGCCGCTTATGCTGCCACGAGGAAAATTACATGGCGGTGGAGAGTAGGGATATGTCGCGGCGTGACCAGGTGCGGCAAGAGGACGCTGCTTTTCCCGCTTGATGTTGCCACGTTAAATGACGGTGGAATAGCACCGCCGGGCCTGGGCATGTCAGAGGACGGCGGAGCCTCGGCATCCCTTTTCTTTAATATAGATACACTCTTTGCCGAGTGTTGTTTAAAAACACTTGGCAAATCCAACAGGCTACGTGGCAGCACAATAAGGCACACAGTCTTTGCCATTTGTCTGAACTCAGCAAAGGCGTTGCGCCTTAACAGTATCCAAACATGCGTCTTCTTTTGTCCATCGTGTGTTCGACAAAAATTACATGGCGAAGCCTTTGCCAAGCACCCGCAAAAAACAATCGGTAAAGAGTCTATGCCGAGGCAATCTTTATCGACCAGCCTGCGCCGAGTGTAAcacttggcaaaaaaaaattgccTTTGCCGTGCATGTTTGGTACACAAGCAAGATGTGAATGTAATTCTGGAAGTGTAGGTTTTGGTGTAAATGCCTAAGACTTTTCCTAGGCTAAACTTGTTCTAGAACTTCTTCTCTATTGATGAAAATGGCAAATCATTTGCCTTGTTTCAAAATAAATATGTgatttttcttgagagaaaaAGATGTGAATGTTGAAGCGAGAGAATATGACTTATGAAGATTTCTGTCTACCTGTTAAAATATTGAAGACTCTATTGTTTGTTGTCTGTCTTGTATTTGCAATCCATTACAGATTTGTATTTATATAATGGTACATCTTAGTAAAACTGAGGAAATACTATTTCCCTGCCAACTTTACAAAAAAATCATAGAGAAAAGGAAGTTCAGAGTGTTGTAATAATTGTTTATCGAGTGGAACAAATTGTTCTATTGTCTCAGTTTATTGATAAAAAAAAGTAGCCAACTTTATCTTTTTTATCATAAGCACTAAAAGAATTGAAGTGCAACATAAAATGTAGTATTGGTTCTACGAGTTTTAAAACATTAAATCTGGAGGTCAATGCTAGAGCCATGGTTATCAGCATGGTGGATTAGGAAAATCCACTTATTTAACAACAAAACCAGTTATTTGTATAAAAAAATTGCACACGTTTACAATTACCATCTTGTTTTTCAAAATTCGGTTGTGAATCGATGTTGTTGAAACCTCAAATTTTAAATTTCTGTAGGTACTGATGCTACAAACATTTTTTTCGTGTGAGTAACACTCCACCTTATGAAGTATGAAGCATTGATCACATCTCCAAATAACATATTCCAGTGGCGTTCACTTTTCGCTAAATAATTTCAGTGCGGTCGTTCGTATTCAAACTACATAATTTTCACTATATATAATGTATGAAAGTGCCAATTATGTCCTTTATGTTATCAACATTGTCCTATAATTTAACAGTTGCTAGTGCAGTGCAGCACTGGACAAGTGGACATCATCCAATATATAGTTTTTGTCAAGTTGGGAATCGGGATGAGCACACAGGGTAATCCAATTTAGTCGGCTGATTAAGTGATTATCCATTCCTCACCGCAGtggcattacaaaaaaaaaaggtcaATCAGTTCTCCAGGGACATCTCTTAAAGTTGTTAATCGTCGGATTCGGCCGTAAAGTTTGGAGGATTTTGGCCTACCCTGCGAACAGCTCGAAGATGTCCGAGTCACATGGCTTTGTTTGTTCGTCGAATAGATTTTTATTTTCTAGATACTTGTTGTGCCTGAATCGTTGAACCGACAGCGAAAGGTCACGGGAGATAAGCTCTAGTGCAGTAGTGCTAATATGAAAAAGGATGTGATAATATAAGCAGATCCTACAACAACGAAGGCAAAATGTATAGGGTGTATGAAAAATGGGATTGATTGAATTTTCCAACTACCCATTCCATGAGTACAATTCAGGGCCACAACCTAATCGTTGGAACTTTAAATGTCTTGTGACTTATGCGTGACATTTCACAACCGACAGAGACTAGAAGATTAATTTCCTTTTTATTTCCACGGTATCATCCGTGATATGGGACCTCTGCAGTCTGTGCATATCAGCAAACGGTTGCTAGTCTGCGTTTGTTCAAAAACAAGTTTAGTTGCCGAGAGCCGCCTCTCGGAATAACAAATTAGGCCAGCCACACTTGCACATGCGGCGGCATTACCGCCCAAGCATCGCGCTCTCACGCACCCGAAGGTTTCAGCAAATCGAAGCAAATTTGGAGGAGAAACTGGTGAGGAAGGAGTCTTCCCTTTGCATCTGGGCAGATGGGCGCGCGATCAACGGAAGCTAGTCTGAAAAACAAGGACGAGTTCAGGTCAACCGCTGCCGACTGTGCCCAGCTTGCACTCCGCCAACGCCCTGATTGCGAGGACAATTAAGTCGCAGTCGCAGATGCTAACACCACTCATTCTCATATCTTCATCCAGACGTGCCCGGTCAACTTGTGACGGCGGGGAGCAGAGCAGACCGGCCTAACGAACGATGAGCCGTTGAACGAAGCTGCGTCGCTGCTGCTCTGGCGCCTCGATCGCTGGATGATTCATCAGCTATATATACACCAAGAACCTTCCTTCGTTCGCATAGTAGTACTCCATACTATTCAGCTACCACCGGCAGGAAATCGAGATGGCGAGCAAATTGTCTCTGGCAATGCTGCTGCTTACCGTAGCCGGACTGGCCGCCGGAGCGCGCGCCGGCAGCATCGCGATCTACTGGGGCCAGAACGGGAACGAGGACTCGCTGCGCAGACGTGCGCGACGGGCAACTTCAAGTTCGTGAACGTGGCGTTCCTCTTCACCTTCGGCAACGGCCAGACGCCCGTGCTGAACCTGGCGGGCCACTGCGACCCGGCGTCCAACGGGTGCACCTTCGTGGGCGCCCAAATCAAGTCCTGCCAGAGCCGCGGCGTCAAGGTCCTGCTctccatcggcggcggcgtcgttaGGTACGGCCTCTCATCCGCGGCGGACGCCAAGAACGTCGCGAAGTACATCTGGGACAACTACCTCGGCGGCGCGTCGGCTTCCAGGCCCCTCGGCGACGCCGTCCTCGACGGCGTCGACTTCGACATCGAGAGCGGCAACAGCGCGCACTGGGACGACCTGGCGCGGGAGCTCAAGAAGCTGTCGGGGTACAAGCCGTTGTACCTTTCGGCGGCGCCGCAGTGCCCGTTCCCGGACGCGTCGCTCGGTCCGGCGCTCAACACCGGACTGTTCGACTACGTGTGGGTGCAGTTCTACAACAACCCGCCGTGCCAGTTCAACGCCACCGCCGGCGTGGGCAACCTGGCGAGCGCGTGGGACAGGTGGACGGGGATACCGGCGAAACAGGTGTTCCTGGGGCTCCCGGCGGCGCCCGCGGCAGCCGGCAGCGGGTTCATCCAAACGAGCGACCTCATCTCAACGGTGCTTCCGGTGGTGAAGAAGTCCAGCAAGTACGGCGGGATCATGCTGTGGTCGAGGTTCCACGACCTGCAGACGGGGTACAGCGACATGGTGAAGTCCAGCGTGTGAGTGTGAATTAATGCGTGATTGACATGTGGATGTGGACGTGCGAGCGATATTGTGTGCATCGTGTAAGATTGTTACGCACAAAAGAATGTAAACACATTAAGATGACAGAATTCTGTGGATGTGATTGACAAAATCCCATGTTGAGGCTGCTTTGGGCGGAACATTGCTCACCCGCCCGTCATGCAGGAAATAGGGGTATGTTCTTCGGTACCAATAACAAGTCACCTAAGCCAAAACCCAGAAGACCAGTGCCGCAGTGCCGTCCGGCCCAAGATACATGGTTACACTTGCCCAATTAGTGGCTCTTAGTGGGCACATATTTTAGAGTTTGCCCCACCTCTAATTTTTTTTGGAGGTGGGGCAAACTCTAAAATATATGCAAAGTCCAAAGTAGTTCTAAGACATTAATGCTACATATAATTCAAACATAATCACTTAGTACAatgaaaatataaatatattgAAATATAAGTAGAATCTAAAACCATATCAACAATGAATCTTTAATGACGTTTAGAACTCCTAGACCAAAGCTCTTTTTTAAAAGAAAACCATGATTCTATTGAGCAACTTTTTTGAATATCCCCCGCTCGATGTAGCATGTCACCAAGTCATCAAGAAGCATCATGTACATCTTGTTCCGAACTTGGTCTTGatgatctttgttgccaagagagCCCTTTCAATTGTTGTTACCGTCAATCCTAAAGTCAACGTCATCTCAATGAGGCAATGAACCATGGTGTATATGATGTGCCTTTCAAATATCAAGAAAATTCTAAACTCTTATGCTCTCCATATTTGAATAATAAATAGATCAAGGTTATCttgtatatgaccataatcataatAACATCCATGAGAAACCTACATAAGACATAAATCTTATTCACATTGAACCTAAAAAAAGTCTCATTAAAGTAATGTTCAAAATTGGTGGTAATAGAATCTATAACAACATAGACTAGTTATCTAGTGTCTTCCCCTTTTCTCTCCTCCCAATTTTGCTACCATTTTATATGCGCTAATAATTGTCATGTGAGTTTTTTTTTGCGTAGACTGAAATATTCTAATAGAAGATGTACACACTTAGAATTATAACCGTAAAAATACAGTTATAATTTTGGAAGATTGTAAATAAAGATGGGTTGTGGCAGGAGATGATAAGAGCAAAGTACTTGAATAAAAGACTTTGACTCAATGTAGGCCATTTCCTTCCCACTCACATTTTTAGGCTGGTATTATTCCCATAAGAAATATATTTATAAATATTGTGAAATGATTTCAAATGATGGACAGAAGACGAGGTTTTGGGAGCATAACGGGATTTTTCATAAACCTCTTTATTTAAGATTTTTCTCGCTTTATAACCTAACTTTTAGTCAGCATGTTACACTACATACTATTTTTACAAAAGGTTGGTCCTGCTTGAGTTTTAGACGTGAGGAGACGTTGACTGGGAAGAGCTCAAGGAGCTATGTTCCTATATTAGGTTAAAAAATACTCCACATAGAGTTAAGTGGCTGCTGACTAAATCTGAAATCTTTACTGTAAAATCTCTTTATATGTACCCGATTGCTAGCAGAGTGAATTTCCCTACAAATTTCTTGGGTCTTTGAAGATTCCcttgtgtcgttgcctaatcgacggtacctcggaggagggatcctcacgagggggagaagaagtaggggccatagggcggacagCACTCGGGacagtggtacgcgatttacccagcttcggaacactcgcacgatggcaaggcctactgctgcttgtctggaattatctgggcgctttcgcgttgttacaatgagttgtggttgtgcctctagggcttccgggatccggcttatataggcgcacggatctagggtttacatggagagtcctagccggattacaggttgcctaactacggtacaatgtcttgccgtgtacgtcaaggttcCGCCTTccttctacgtcgtactggatccaggTTCCTCGTGGGCCTtgacggatccgggttcctccgaaggtcggttgggatccggctccctgatcctgggctggacttcatccttcatgatcaacagcaactgggccgcccgatgggccacatgccacatcaccgtctgtgggccacccgggcttgccggatctaggcactgtcgatggtacacccatgaagtatacccacaacagtagcccccagagttctccgagattcacctcttgtttccgccttgctaacgCTTCACGTCTTCCGGCAATCTTGGCAACacggggaaacttgaagaacgccaacttcatattttcttctttcccaactctTGGTCGGAAAATATctttatcccgcgggacttcatccattgaCAGCATCATTGCCAtacgtctccgggttactcccctgcttggaCAAGAGTTTTCAGTATTTCAAACTGCCACCCGGAACCTACGAAAGGTTCAAACGGTTCAGCCAATTTTGGCGCCATCTTCGGgtgatttgagcggtaacttatccttagccatttttaccgcttagGGTTTCTGACACGTGTcactcatccaacggtgcgacgcttgcattccgaccacaggatgcagagcacgaatctcctcccttcggcctataaatatccgccgtccaACCCTAATCACCCCATTcgcccccttttcacctctcagCACAGCGCCGCCTCTGAGCTCGTACTCCGCCGCACCAGAGTCCACCGGAAGTTCGCCggagcgccgtcgccgccgcgtgctgttcttcgagttcttaagtccggcgagccaccgcagtgAAACCTCGTCACCGGCGACCccgaccaccgcggaaaccaTTCCGGTAAGCCTTCAAGCTTTTATCTtctcgccgtagttggtaggggtgaCTAGAATATTTAACGTGGGATCCGACTAAGTCTTATCCTGCTCCTATTTTCTTCGTAGATGTCTTCTTCTACTCCGCCTCCCTCGTCCGAGCCGATCATGGCTACACCAATCTCCTTCGCCCCTCCTCCCCTCGTCCCAGTTCACCTGGAGCCTCGAAAAGACTCCAGGAAGAATATTGAAGGACCGTCAGCCAACCCGGAGGAAACCACAGGTGCTGAACAGATGGAAaagaaggtggaggaggtggccacCAAAAAATCGAAGGCCCG contains:
- the LOC124666308 gene encoding acidic endochitinase-like, which encodes MKSRSLTPFLFAGSLVVAFLATCQAGSIAVYWGQNDGEASLAETCASGNYEFVILAFLPKFGKGQTPELNLASHCDPSSGGCRSQSKDIQSCQRSGVKVLLSIGGGDGSYGLSSPGDASQVAMYLWNNYLGGTSSSRPLGDAVLDGIDFDIELGSAKFWNNLATDLKKLGKNGGTTVLLSAAPQCPFPDEWDGGAINTGLFDFVWVQFYNNEECQFSAGRSAFLNAWKKWESVPAGKIFLGLPASKDAAGTGFVPARELTSRVLPLIKGSPKYGGVMLWSKFYDDRTGYSDAIKSQV